CAGAACGGGTCGTAGAAGAAGGGGTCGTAGAAGGCCGAGCTGCCCCAGCCCCAAGGCGAGTACGCCGGGCCGCCGTACCAGAACGGGTCGGTGTACACGAAGTCGTAGTAGCCCAGGCTCATGCCCCGGTAGGGCTGGTGGAAGCGCCGCAGGCGGGAGGCATACGTGTAGTCGTCATCGTAGTATTCTGAGCTGCCGCCGCGCCCCACCGAGGCCGTGGCATTTTCAGAATAGTCGGGGTTGGCTTCGTCGCCAGCTGCGGCGGGCGCCTCTTCCGTGGCCTCAGCCGGCGCCGTGCGGGCTGCCGTGGCTACCGCCGTGGCCGTGGTGCGGTCCTTAGAGGAATAGTAAACACCGTCGCTCTCCGTCGTAGTGAGGGCCGACGTGCCAGCACAGCTTCCCAGCGTAAGCAGGGCCAGAGCAGGCAATACAGGATGGATGAAATTTTTCATGGCTGCTTACGCGAAAAGGGATGATACCGGAAGAAGGAGAGCGAAGGAAACCCAATGGTTGCAAGCTATAGGCAAAGCCGCATCCTCCGGATTTAATAACGTAATTTGGCCCCGAAACGGTGCCGCTTCTGGCAAGACAAATCTTGTACCAGAACGAGAACTTTTTCAACTACTCAAAGATACACCGAAGATGAGCAAAAGTTTGCCCAAGCGCAGCGAAGACTATTCGTTGTGGTACAACGAGTTGGTGAAACGGGCCGGGCTGGCCGAAAACTCGGCCGTACGGGGCTGCATGGTGATTAAGCCCTACGGCTACGCCATCTGGGAAAAAATGCAGCGCACCCTGGATGATATGTTCAAGCGCACGGGCCACCAGAACGCCTACTTCCCGCTGTTCGTGCCCAAAAGCCTGTTTGAAGCCGAAGAGAAAAACGCCGAGGGCTTTGCCAAGGAGTGCGCCGTGGTAACGCACTACCGCCTGCAAACCGACCCCGACCAGCCGGGCAAGCTGCGCGTCGACCCCAACGCTAAGCTGGAAGAAGAGCTGGTGGTGCGCCCCACCTCGGAGGCCATTATCTGGAGCACTTACAAAAACTGGATTCAGAGCTACCGTGACCTGCCCTTGCTTATCAACCAGTGGGCCAACGTAGTACGCTGGGAGATGCGCACCCGCCTGTTTCTGCGCACGGCCGAGTTTCTGTGGCAGGAAGGCCACACGGCCCACGCCACCGCCGAAGAAGCCCTGGCCGAAACCCGCCAGATGCTGGAGGTGTACGCCCAGTTTGCCGAGGAGTGGCTGGCCCTACCTGTGGTGAAAGGTGTGAAAACCGAAAACGAGCGGTTTGCCGGGGCTCTGGAAACCTACTGCATCGAGGGGCTGATGCAGGACGGCAAGGCCCTGCAAGCCGGCACCTCCCACTTCCTGGGGCAGAATTTTGCCAAAGCCTTCGACGTGCAGTTCACCAACAAACAGGGCCAATTGGAGCACGTGTGGGGCACGAGCTGGGGCGTGAGCACCCGCCTGATGGGCGCCCTGGTCATGGCCCACTCCGACGACGACGGCCTAGTGCTGCCGCCCAAACTGGCCCCGATTCAGGTGGTTATTGTGCCCATCTACAAAACCGGCCAGCTGGACGAGCTGCTGGAGCGCATCCGGCCTATGCAGCTGGGCCTGATCAACCGCGGCATTTCGGTGAAGATAGACGACCGGGACACCGAGCGGCCCGGCTTCAAGTTTGCCGAGTGGGAGCTGAAAGGCGTGCCCGTCCGCATTGCCGTGGGCCTGCGCGACCTGGAAAGCGGCACTGTAGAAGTGGCCCGCCGCGACACCAAAGAGAAGCTGACCCTGCCGCTGCAAGACATTGTGAACAGCGTAGACCAGCTGCTGGAAGATATTCAGCACACCATCTACCGCCGCGCCCTGCACTTCCGCGAGGAGCACACCACCCGCGTAGACAGCTACGAGGAGTTCAAGCAGGTGCTCGACGGCAAGGGCGGCTTCGTGCTGGCCCACTACGACGGCACCTCCGAAACCGAGGAGCGCATCAAGGAAGAAACCAAAGCCACCATCCGCTGCCTGGCCCTGGCCGAGCCCGACGAAGAAGGCGTCTGCATCGTAACCGGCCGCCCCTCCACCCGCCGCGCCCATTTCGCCAGAGCATACTGAGAAGCGCGGGTTGACGCGGATGGTAGGATTGCGCGGCTGTCGGTGACGGCCTCGTCTTTACGAATACAGACGCAAACACAACAGGACTTGCTACGGGCAAGTCCTGTTGTGTTTAGATACCTATCGAATTGTATCCAAAATCCGCGCAATCCTACCATCCGCGTCAACCTGCGATTCAGTTGTACTGGAGGCCTGCTACCTCCACTTCCTCTTCCTTGGGCCCGAGCCGCAGCTTAAGGCGCTGGCCGAGGCGGGCACCCTGCACGGCGCGGGCAATGGGCGCCACAAACGCCACTTTGCCTTCGGCCACGGAGGCTTCATCTACACCCACGATGGTAAAACGGCGCTCGGGTTGGCCGGCGGCAGTGGGGCGCAGCGTAACAGTGGCGCCAAAACGAACTTCCTGGGCTGGCTGGGTGCGGGGGTCTACTACTTTGGCGCTGGCCAGGCGGGCTTGCAGCTGGCTAAGCTGCCCGGCCAGCAGCGTGAGGCGGCGGGTCCGGTCGGCATCGTTGTCGCGGTTGGCTTCGGCCTGGGTGCGGGCCGCTTCCAGCTCCGCTAGCTCCTGGCGCAGCAGCTCCAGGCCGCGGGGCGTCACGTAGTTGGGCGTGCCGGGCGGCAGGGCAGCCCGCGGCGGAATCAGGGGAGCTTCAAGGGAATCGTCTTCTTTGGTGAATGCGCGGCTCATAGATGCCTGCTAACGGGGTGGTGAAGCGCAGAGTTTTGGCATGTGGCCTGCGCGTCGGCTTGTGCCGCGTTACCGGCCCGACGCGCAAGGCCGCCGTTCTGCGTATCTTTTGCCGGTTAAACTCCTGATTTGGTATGGACTGGCTTACCGTTGCTCTGCTGTTGCTGTTTGGCTTGGCCTTCCTGGTGGCCGAAGTCATTTTTATTCCGGGTACTACCGTAGTCGGGCTGGTGGGTTTTGGCCTGCTGGTGGCCGGCATTTGGTTTGGGTACCGCGACCTGGGCTCCACCACGGGCCACGTGCTGCTGTCGGGCTCGGCGGTGGCGGTGGGGCTGCTGGTATACCTGGGGCTGCGGCCCAAAAACATTAACCGCGTGGCCCTGACCCAAGTCAACCACGCCCGCGTGCACGACGTGCGCCACCCTGACGTGCCCCCCGGCACCACGGGCCGCGCCCTCTCGGCCCTGCGCCCCGCCGGCACCGTGCTCTTCGACGACGACCGGCGCGAAGTCACCACCCGCGGCGAGTTTGTGCCCGCCGGTGCCACGGTGCGGGTGCTGGGCATCGAGCAGAACCGCATTGTGGTGGAAAGTGTGGCATAAGCTTTAGCTTGTGCCGTCAGTCGCCAAAATTGTAAGTGGCTGACGGCACAAGCTAAAGCGTAGCTACGCTGGCCTTCAGTTATGCCACATCTACTTTCTTTAACCAGCACAAGCTAAAGCGTGTGCTACATTTCGGCCTATGGACTTCCCTCTACTTCCGCTCATTATCGGCGCCGTGGCGCTGCTGGTGTTTCTGTACTTCTTCCCCATCAGCCTCTGGATAACGGCCTTGTTTTCGGGGGTGCGGGTGAGCCTGTTTCAGCTGGCCTTTATGCGGGTGCGCAAGGTGCCGCCTTCCCTGATTGTCAACTCTCTTATTACCAGCACCAAGGCCGGCCTGGAGCTGACGGCCAACGACCTGGAAACGCACTACCTGGCCGGCGGCAACGTGCCCAGCGTCATTAAAGCCCTGATTTCGGCCGACAAAGCCAACATCCCGCTTTCCTTCAAGCAGGCCACGGCCATCGACCTGGCCGGGCGCGACGTGTTCGAGGCCGTGACGACCAGCGTCAACCCCAAGGTCATCAATACGCCCAACGTGGCGGCCGTGGCCCAGGACGGCATTCAGCTCATTGCCAAGGCCCGCGTGACCGTGCGCGCCAACATCACCCAGCTCGTGGGCGGGGCCGGCGAAGAAACCATCCTGGCCCGCGTAGGCGAGGGTATTGTGACGAGCATCGGCTCTTCGCTTTCGCACAAGGAAGTGCTCGAAAACCCCGACAAAATCTCGAAGCTGGTGCTCCAGAAAGGCCTCGACGCCGGCACGGCCTTTGAAATCCTGAGCATCGACATTGCCGACATCGACATCGGCGAAAACATCGGGGCCAAGCTCCAAACCGACCAGGCCACCGCCGACCTGAAAGTGGCCGAGGCCCGCGCCGAGGAGCGCCGCGCCATGGCGGTGGCCATGGAGCAGGAGAACCGCGCCAAAACCCAGGAAGCCAAATCCCGCGTGGTGGATGCCGAAGCCGAAATTCCCAAAGCCATTGCCGAGGCTTTCCGCTCCGGCAACCTGGGCGTGATGGACTACTACAAGATGCGCAACATCCAGTCGGACACCGACATGCGCGACTCTATTGCCAACCCCGGCGGCCAGAGCAGCAGCACCCGGCCCGGCCGCGACGAAACGCGACTTTCGTAATGTGGGAAATGTGAAAATGAAATAAAACAGAAGAGCCGGTTTCAGCTTGAAACCGGCTCTTCTGTTTTCAGTAGCCACAGGTATGACCAAGCGGCTTCATTTTCCACATCACCCACATTCTCACATTCCGCACATTCTCCACATTCCTCAACTTACTTCTTCGTAATCCGGAACTCCACGCGGCGGTTGAGCTTGCGGGTTTCTTCCTGGTCGTTGGAAGCAATGGGGCGGCTGCCGCCGAAGCCCTCGGTGCTGATGCGGTTGCCGCTGATGCCTTTGCTGACCAGGTACTTCTTTACCTCGTTTACGCGGTCCTGGCTCAGCTTCACGTTCAGCGCCGGGTCGCCCTGGTTGTCGGTGTGGCCTTCCAGCTTGATTTCCACCTGCGGATAGTCCTTGAGCGTACGCACTAAGCGTTGCAGCTCTGGGTAGGAGTTGGTGCGCAGGTTGTACTTGCTCTGGGCAAAGAAGATATTGTTGAGCTTGATAGTCTGGCCTACGGCGAAGGGCACCAGGTACAGGTCCCGGTTTACCTCCGAGTATTTCTGCCGGTCCGTCACGTCCAGGTTGTCCGACTCGGCCAGGTAATCTTTCGACTCGGCGCGGTAGCCGTAGTGCACGCCCGAGGGCAGCACGATGGTGTAAGAGCCGTCGATGGGGCTGGTTTCAGCCACCCCGATTTCCTCGCCGGTCAGCAGGTTTTCGTAGCGGATGGTGGAGGCAATGGGCTTTTTGGTGGCCGCATCCAGCACCCGGCCGCGCACCAGCGTCACCACTTCGGGCCGGAACGTGGGCGTCAGGCTGATGCGAAAGATGTCCTTGGAGCCCGCCGTGCCATTGCGCGCCGACACCAGGTAGGCATCCTCCCCGGCCGCCGACACCGTGTAGTAGGCGTCGAAGTCGGGGGAGTTGACGGTGGGGCCCAGGTTGCGCGGCTTGCTCCAGTTGGTCCAGGTGTCGTCGAGGCGCTTGCTGTAGAAGATGTCGCTCTTGCCGTAGCCGCCGTGGCCCTCCGAGGCAAAATAGAGCGTCTTGCCGTCGGCGGCCAGGAAGGGGGCAAACTCCGGCTTCTTGGTGTTGATGGCGGCGCCCAGGTTGCGGGGCCGGCCCCACGACTTGCCGTCGGCGTTCTGCGTGCTCACGTAGATGTCCTGCTCGCCCTGCCCGTCCTTGCGCTCCACGGCCATCAGCAGCACCTTGCCGGAAGTAGCCAGGAAGAAGTCGACGTTTTCCTGGTCGTCGTTGTAGTAGTCCTGGATAATCAGCTTCTCGGGCAGGGTCCAGCCCATGCGGGTGCGGTGCGAGATAGACGCGCCCTGCCGGTCGAAGCTGCCGTCGGGGTTGTAGGTGCTGATGAGCACGGCCGAGTTGCCATTGGCTGATACCGACGATACCCCGTTGCCGTCCGGGTTGTTGATGGGCGTGCCGATGTTCTTGGCCGGGTTCCAGGCTTTCTTTTCGGCGTTGGCCAGCGTGGCGTACCACACGTCCTGAATATCCTTGGCGCCACCGATGTTCTGCGGGCTTTCCTGGCGGGCAAAGAACAGCGTGCGGCCGTCGGGCGAGATAACCGGGTGGGTGTCGGTGAACTTGGAGTTGACGTTGGGCCCCAGGTTCACCATGGCCGAATCGAAGCTCACGGGGCTTTTTTCCCCTTTAAACTCTTTTTTCACCATGGTTTCGGCCACGTCGGCAATGCCGATGGCGTCAATCTGGTTGACGCCGTTCACGGCCTTGGTGTCCAGGGTTACCACCACGCCAATAGTGCGGTAGGAGGCCGGCGGAAACGTAATCTGCAACGAGCGGAACATTTCCGGAATGGGACCCGGACTGTCGTTTTCGTACACTTGGTGGCGCTGCCCGCGGGTGTCCACCAGCTCAATGCTGGTTACGGAGCCGGGGTTGAAGTTTTCTACCACCGTTACCTGCCGGGCCAGCAACGACTTGCCGAAGCGCACTTCAATAAACTCGTTGGTACCTTCCTTTTTTGGAATCCACGCCTCGTTACTGGCCTGGCCCAGGGGAGTAGCATTGGGCTCCCCCAGCACTTTCTCCGGCGAGAAAGGCTCCTTTCCTTCTGCTTTCTGCGACGACACACCCACTACTTTGGCAGCCCACACGGCGTGTTGGGCCTGTACCGTGGTGTGAGCCGCCACTGCCGCCCCTATCACTCCCACTATTGTTGCTATCCTCATAAGCTAAGGGCCAAAACAGAGGCTTCCCAAAAATCAACAGCCTATTTTTTGTACAGCTCAGAACGTAGAAGACACACCGAGCCAGTAAGAAGTTTCGGCGTTGAGCGAAAGCCGTTCCAAATGTATCTATTGCAATGTTCCTACAGTCGAAATTCCGGTTAAAATGCAAAATTACCCGGGAAGCTTGCTTACATAGTCGACCAATCTTTTCACCAGGTCTACGAAAGTTAACGCTGGCAACCCGTGGTTTCCCAAAATGAACGTTGTCAGCACGGTTTGTCTTGGGCACTTTAGCACAAGTAAAGCCGATTTGGGCAGAACTGGGCCGTGAGCTGCGTGTATTTTTTGAGTATCTTGCGTCTTTCCAAGAGTCCCCCAAAAAAGTACACTTTCTCTTCGCCATGGAAGAAAAACTGCTGGAAGAAATTCCCTCTCTCGATTTGGCTGATTTTCGCTCGGGTGACCCGGAGCGAAAGGCCCATTTTGTGCAACAACTGGGCGAGGCCTACCAGAATATTGGCTTCGTAGCTCTCAAAAACCACGGCCTCACCGACGAACAGACGCAGCAGCTCTACGCCGACGTGAAGTCGTTTTTCTCGCTGCCCGACGACGTAAAGCAACGCTACGAAAACCCGGAGCTGGCCGGGCAGCGCGGCTACACTGGCAAGGGCAAGGAGCACGCCAAGGGCCGCAACACCGGCGACCTGAAGGAGTTCTACCACGTGGGCCAGGAGGTAGACGACGCCAACGACCCCATCCGGACGGAGTACCCCGACAACATCTGGCCGGCCGAAGTTCCTGGTTTCCAGAGCAGCACGTTCACGACGTATAAGACGCTGGAAGCGGCCGGCAAGGACGTGCTGCGCGCCATTGCCCTGTACCTGAACCTGCCCGAGAACTACTTCGACAACAAGGTGCGCAACGGCAACTCCATCCTGCGTCCCATCCACTACTACCCCATCGAAAACCCCGACGCGGTGCCGGCCGATGCCGTGCGCGCCGCCGAGCACGGCGACATTAACCTGATTACGCTGCTCATGGGCGCCTCCGCCGATGGCCTGCAAGTGCTGCGCCGCGACGGCAAGTGGATTCCGATTACGGCCCTGCCCGACCAGATTGTGGTGAACGTGGGCGACATGCTCCAGCGCCTCACCAACGGCGTGCTCAAGAGCACCATTCACCGCGTGGTGAATCCGCCCCGCGAAAAGATGAACTCTTCGCGCTACAGCATCCCGTTCTTCATGCACCCGCGCTCCGAAATGAGCCTGGCCGCCCTGGAAAGCTGCGTATCGGCCGATAACCCCAAGCAGCAGCCCGACATCACGGCCGGCGAGTTTCTGAATGAGCGCCTCGTGGAGTTGGGCCTGAAGAAAAAGTAAGCCAGCCTGAGTGCTCCGGCACTTTGCCTGCTCAAGCCTCTGGTGGTCAAGCTGTTTGGCCGCCGGAGGCTTGTTTTCGTAGGCAGGGCCAGGCTTCGCAGATGCGGCACATCAGGGTCTGGGCCAGCGGGTTTGGATAGCTCAACCGGTGGTTTTTCCGGTGGGTTTCTGCTTCTTTACTTTTGTCTGACTTCTGGCCTGCCCTGCTTTGATTCCTGAGGAAAACATCCAGCTTGCGCCGCCCCCACGCGCCCCGCGTACCGAGCGGGTGAAGCGGGTGCGCCACCTGATTTTTCTGAAGGACGTAGCGGCGCTGGGGCTTACCGCTTTCGGTGGCCCGCAGGCTCATTTGGCCATGATGCTGCGTCTGCTGGTGGATAAGCGCCGTTACCTGACCGCCGCCGAGCTGCTGGAACTCACGGCCCTGTGCCAGATTCTACCGGGACCTACTTCCACCCAAACCATTACGGCCATCGGCTTCCGCCTGGGCGGGCCAAACCTGGCTTACCTGACCCTGCTGGTGTGGATGCTGCCGGCCGTGTGCCTGATGACTGGTGCTGGCCTCACCATCAGCTACCTCGACAAAAGCCAGGTGGCGCGGCTGGTGCAGTACGTGCAGCCCGTGGCCGTGGGGTTTGTGGCCTACTCAGCTTACAAGATTGCCGAGAAGGTGATTCACACCAAAACTTCAGTCGCGCTGATGGTGGTGTCCGCCCTGCTTACCTACCGGTTTCAGGTGCCCTGGCTGATGCCTCTGCTGCTGGTAGCGGGCGGATTGGTTACTACGTTCCGCTACCGGCGGCTGCCGCAGGAGCAAAAGGTGCCGCTGCGCATCGAATGGTCGAATTTTGCCTTGTGGCTGGGCGTGTTTGTGGGCGCGGCCTTGCTGGGCCACTACACGCGCCTGCTGCCGGTGCGCCTGTTCGAGAACTTTTACCGCAACGGCAGCCTCGTGTTCGGGGGCGGGCAGGTACTGGCGCCGCTGTTTTACACGGAGTTCGTGGAGTTTAAAAACTACCTCTCCACCGAAGAGTTTCTGTCGGGCCTGGGGCTGGTGCAGGCCATGCCGGGCCCCAACTTTTCCTTCGCCTCCTACATCGGCGCCCTGGCCATGCGGCAGTCCGGCAGCGGACTGGATGGGCAGCTGCTGGGGGCGTTGGTGGGCGCGGCCGGTATCTTCATGCCCGGTACCCTGCTCATCTTCTTCCTGATTCGGTTCTGGGACCAGCTGAAACGGTACCGGGTGGTGAAAGCCTCGCTGGAAGGCATCAACGCCGTGTCGGCCGGGTTGGTGTGCGCCGCCACCTTCCTGCTCTACCACCCGCTGCCCGATACGCCAATAAACCTGGGGCTTATCGGCGTTACCTTTCTGCTTCTGCTTTGGAACCGGGTGCCGTCGTACGTGCTGGTTGTGGTAGCTCTTGGGGCGGGGCTGTTGTTTTAGGGCCTCACCCCCCGGCCCCCTCTCCCGCGGAGAGGGGGAGCCTGACGATTGATGTTCTGCGCCGCCCTGTCGGCTACCGCCTCCAGCACGGCTACCACCGAAGACGGCAACGAATAGCACAGCCGCGTAGCGGCTAAAGGATTGTAGCCAGATTAATACAGATAAGTTCAGCGCCGCGTAGCGGGGCGTTTTACTACATGCTGTTTCTACAACCCTTTAGCCGCTACGCGGCCACTGTGCTGCTACAGCTTGGTAGCAGTTCTGGAGGCGGTAGCCGAAAGGGCTGCGCAGAACGTCTTGACGTCAGGCTCCCCCTCTCCACGGGAGAGGGGGCCGGGGGGTGAGGCAAATCGTCCTACACTTCCCGCAGCGGGTGCTCGGGCAGGTGCAGCAGGTAGTCGCCGTAGCCGCTCTTGCGCAGGGGCTCGGCAATGGCGCGTAGCTGGTCGGCGTTGATGAAGCCCTGGCGGAAAGCCACCTCCTCGATGGAGCCTACTTTCAGGCCCTGGCGCTGTTCCAGCACGCGCACAAACTCGCCGGCTTGCATCAGGCTCTCGAAGGTGCCCGTGTCGAGCCAGGCGGTGCCGCGGCCCAGGATACCTACTTTCAGCTTGCCCCGGCGCAGGTACTCCTGGTTGACGTCGGTGATTTCGTACTCGCCGCGGGCCGAGGGCTGGAGGTTGCGGGCAATTTCTACCACGTCGTTGTCGTAGAAGTACAGGCCCGGCACGGCGTAGTTGCTTTTCGGCTGCTTGGGCTTCTCCTCGATGCTGAGGGCGCGGTTGTTCTGGTCAAACTCCACTACCCCGTACCGCTCCGGGTCGTGCACGTGGTAGGCGTACACCACGCCGCCGTCGGGGTCGTTGTTCGACTTGAGTAGCTCCTCCATGCCTTCGCCGTGGAAGATGTTGTCACCCAGCACCAAGGCCACTTTGTCCTGGCCGATAAAATCGGCACCCAGCACAAAGGCCTGGGCCAAACCATTGGGCACTTCCTGCACCACGTACTCAAAGCGGCAGCCCAGGCTCTGCCCGTCGCCGAGCAGCTTTTTGAAGTGCGCTTGGTCGTGGGGCGTGGTGATGATGAGGATTTCCCGGATGCCGGCCATCATCAGAATGGACAGCGGGTAGTAAATCATCGGCTTGTCGTACACGGGCATGAGCTGCTTGCTCACGGCCAGGGTCAGGGGGTGCAAGCGGGTGCCGGAGCCGCCGGCCAGGATGATGCCTTTCATGGGTAGTAGTTGGTATTGGGTAGTAGGTAGTTGGACAGGTATTGTCAAAAGCCGCTACCGTAAGGTTTTAATGAAGGTGTGAATCATCTTCTGAATTGAAGTAGCTCGCTCTAGTACGGCTGCTCGCAGAGTGGCAGTTCCTAATTCAAGTCGTTCACAAATCACAGACTGCGTAATAATTTCCGAGCATGAACCACTGGCAAAACCAAGAAACTGCACGAACTCGCCGTTTGTCATTCTTCCAGCACCTTCGCCAATATTTGAGCCGACTGACACTGCTGCCCGGTTCATCTGGCTTACCAGGTTGAACTTCTCTTCAGCTGGCAAAGTACGGGTGAACTGGTATACTTCGACCGCCAGTTCAATAGCATCTTGCCATACTCGTAGCTTCCGATAATCGTGCATTCGTTTTACAACAAGACTTTTATCCTACTACCAACTACCTAATTCCTAATATCAATAAACTCCTGGTTGGCCTTAAACCACGCCAGCGTCTTCTGCAATCCTTCCCGGATGCGGATTTGCGGGTTGTAGCCGAGCAGGGTTTGGGCCTTGCTGATGTCGGCCAGGGAGTCGCGGATGTCGCCGGGGCGGTCGGGGCCGTATTCGGGGGTGATGTCGGCGCCGGCTTCTTCCTTCAGGATATTGAACAGGTCGTTGAGCGAGGTGCGGTCGGCTACAGCAATGTTGTACACCTGATTCACGGCCGCGGGGTTTTGCACCAGCGCCGCCCGGATGTTGGCCTGCACGCAGTTCTCCACGAAGGTGAAGTCGCGGGTCTGGCCGCCGTCGCCGTTCATGCGCGGGGGCCGGCCACTCAGCACAGCGTCAATAAACAGCGGAATTACCGCCGCATAGGCCCCGTTCGGGTCCTGGCGCGGCCCGAAGATGTTGAAGTAGCGCAGCCCGATGATTTCCATGCCGTAGGTCTTGCCAAACACATCAGCATACAACTCGTTGGCGTACTTCGTGACGGCGTACGGCGACAGAGGCTTGCCGATGCGGTCCTCCACTTTGGGCAGGGCCTTATGGTCGCCGTATGTGGACGACGAAGCCGCGTACACGAACCGCTTCGCCCCGGCTTCCTTAGCGCCCACCAGCATGTTCACGAAGCCGCCCACATTCACGTCGTTGCTCGTGATGGGGTCGTTGATGGAGCGGGGCACGGAGCCCAGCGCCGCCTGGTGCAGCACAATGTCGATGCCCCGGCAAGCATCCACGCAGGTCTGCCGGTCCCGGATGTCGCCCTCGATTACGCGCAGGGCCGGGTGGCCTTCAAACAAGGCCACGTTCTTGCGGAAGCCGTTGGAGTAATTATCCAGCACGCGCACTTCCTTGGCGCCGTACTTGAGCAGGTATTCCACCAGGTTCGACCCGATAAAGCCGGCCCCACCCGTCACCAGGAAGGCCAGATTATCGAGCGGCTGGTCGTGAAAAGGTTGTTCGTACATGAACTAGATGTAACGCGAAGTTTTACTTCGCGAAGCGTTGAACGATGTCGTTGCCGAAGCATGAAAATTGCCCCTAGCGCGGACGCGAGTCGCGAAGTAAAACTTCGCGTTACCGATTGTACTGCTGCTGGTAATACTGCTGGTAGGCGCCGCTGGTCACGTGGTCGAGCCACTCTTGGTTTTCCAGGTACCAGTCCACGGTCTGGCTCAGGCCTTGCTCGAAGGTGACGGACGGCTTCCAGCCCAGCTCGTTCATGATTTTGCTGGAGTCGATGGCGTAGCGCAGGTCGTGGCCGGCGCGGTCCGTCACGAAGGTGATGAGCTGGCGCGAGGTGCCCTGGGGCTTACCGGTTTTCTCGTCCAGCACGTCGCAGAGCAGGTGGATGAGGTCGATGTTCTTCCACTCGTTCACCCCGCCGATGTTGTAGGTCTCGCCCACTTTGCCCTTGTGGAACACGGCATCAATAGCCGTGGCGTGGTCTTTCACGAACAGCCAGTCGCGCACGTTTTCGCCTTTGCCGTACACGGGCACCGGCTGCCCGGTGCGGATGCGGTGAATGGCCAGCGGAATCAGCTTCTCGGGGAAATGGTTGGGGCCGTAGTTGTTGGAGCAGTTGCTCAGCTTGACGGGCATGTGGTAGGTGTGGTGCCAAGCCCGCACAAAGTGGTCGGAAGCCGCCTTGGAGGCCGAGTAGGGCGAGCGGGGGTCGTACGATGTGTCTTCGGTGAACATTTCCGGACCCATTTCCAAGGAGCCGTACACCTCGTCGGTGCTCACGTGGTAGAACACTTTGCCCTCGTAGCCCAGGGGCTTCCACAGGTTTTTGGCAGCGTTCAGCAGGTGCACCGTGCCCAGCACGTTGGTTTTCACGAAGGCCAGCGGGTCGGTAATGGAGCGGTCCACGTGGCTTTCGGCGGCCAGGTGAATCACGGCGTCGGGCTCCTCGCGGGCAAACAGCTCGTCCACGAAGGCTTGATCGGTGATGTCGCCCTTCACCAGGCGGTAGTTGGGACGGTCCTCAATGTCGCGCAGGTTTTCGAGGTTGCCGGCGTAGGTCAGCGCGTCCAGGTTCAGAATCTGATACTCCGGATACTTGGTCACGAACAGGCGCACCACGTGCGACCCAATGAAGCCGGCTCCGCCG
This region of Hymenobacter sp. YIM 151500-1 genomic DNA includes:
- the chrA gene encoding chromate efflux transporter; translation: MPEENIQLAPPPRAPRTERVKRVRHLIFLKDVAALGLTAFGGPQAHLAMMLRLLVDKRRYLTAAELLELTALCQILPGPTSTQTITAIGFRLGGPNLAYLTLLVWMLPAVCLMTGAGLTISYLDKSQVARLVQYVQPVAVGFVAYSAYKIAEKVIHTKTSVALMVVSALLTYRFQVPWLMPLLLVAGGLVTTFRYRRLPQEQKVPLRIEWSNFALWLGVFVGAALLGHYTRLLPVRLFENFYRNGSLVFGGGQVLAPLFYTEFVEFKNYLSTEEFLSGLGLVQAMPGPNFSFASYIGALAMRQSGSGLDGQLLGALVGAAGIFMPGTLLIFFLIRFWDQLKRYRVVKASLEGINAVSAGLVCAATFLLYHPLPDTPINLGLIGVTFLLLLWNRVPSYVLVVVALGAGLLF
- the rfbA gene encoding glucose-1-phosphate thymidylyltransferase RfbA, translating into MKGIILAGGSGTRLHPLTLAVSKQLMPVYDKPMIYYPLSILMMAGIREILIITTPHDQAHFKKLLGDGQSLGCRFEYVVQEVPNGLAQAFVLGADFIGQDKVALVLGDNIFHGEGMEELLKSNNDPDGGVVYAYHVHDPERYGVVEFDQNNRALSIEEKPKQPKSNYAVPGLYFYDNDVVEIARNLQPSARGEYEITDVNQEYLRRGKLKVGILGRGTAWLDTGTFESLMQAGEFVRVLEQRQGLKVGSIEEVAFRQGFINADQLRAIAEPLRKSGYGDYLLHLPEHPLREV
- a CDS encoding four helix bundle protein, producing MHDYRKLRVWQDAIELAVEVYQFTRTLPAEEKFNLVSQMNRAAVSVGSNIGEGAGRMTNGEFVQFLGFASGSCSEIITQSVICERLELGTATLRAAVLERATSIQKMIHTFIKTLR
- a CDS encoding SDR family oxidoreductase, encoding MYEQPFHDQPLDNLAFLVTGGAGFIGSNLVEYLLKYGAKEVRVLDNYSNGFRKNVALFEGHPALRVIEGDIRDRQTCVDACRGIDIVLHQAALGSVPRSINDPITSNDVNVGGFVNMLVGAKEAGAKRFVYAASSSTYGDHKALPKVEDRIGKPLSPYAVTKYANELYADVFGKTYGMEIIGLRYFNIFGPRQDPNGAYAAVIPLFIDAVLSGRPPRMNGDGGQTRDFTFVENCVQANIRAALVQNPAAVNQVYNIAVADRTSLNDLFNILKEEAGADITPEYGPDRPGDIRDSLADISKAQTLLGYNPQIRIREGLQKTLAWFKANQEFIDIRN
- the rfbB gene encoding dTDP-glucose 4,6-dehydratase; its protein translation is MKIIITGGAGFIGSHVVRLFVTKYPEYQILNLDALTYAGNLENLRDIEDRPNYRLVKGDITDQAFVDELFAREEPDAVIHLAAESHVDRSITDPLAFVKTNVLGTVHLLNAAKNLWKPLGYEGKVFYHVSTDEVYGSLEMGPEMFTEDTSYDPRSPYSASKAASDHFVRAWHHTYHMPVKLSNCSNNYGPNHFPEKLIPLAIHRIRTGQPVPVYGKGENVRDWLFVKDHATAIDAVFHKGKVGETYNIGGVNEWKNIDLIHLLCDVLDEKTGKPQGTSRQLITFVTDRAGHDLRYAIDSSKIMNELGWKPSVTFEQGLSQTVDWYLENQEWLDHVTSGAYQQYYQQQYNR